A segment of the Lycium barbarum isolate Lr01 chromosome 7, ASM1917538v2, whole genome shotgun sequence genome:
CTGACTTTGCAAATTATCATGCTAGTGATATCATGCCGGAGGATTTGAATTTccaccaaaagaaaaagttcttgAGTGACGTCCGAAAATCTTATTAGGATGAACCATATCTATTCCGGATTTGTGCCtacaacatcataaggaggtaCATACCCGAAGTAAAAATGATTCTCATCATTGAGGCTTATCACTTATCACCGGTTGGTGGACACCATAGTAGCTCAAGGACGACGGCTAAGGTTCTTCAAAGTGACTTTTATTGGCCAACAATCTATCAAGATGCCTATGACTTTGTGAAAGCTtatgatcaatgtcaaaggcatgaGGGCATCTTAAGAAGGCATGAGCTACCAATGATACCGATTTTTGAAGTTGAAttgttcgatgtttggggaattgattttatgggtccatttgtGAGTTCCTACAATAACAAGTACATTCTTGTGGCGGTGGACTATGTGTCCAAATGGGTGGAAACCGTCGCGCTTCCTAATAATGAAGGAAGAAGTTTCACTGCATTCTTGAAGAAGTATGTTTTCTCAAGGTTTGGgactccaagggcaatcattagtgatgggggATTTCATTTTTGTAATCGGTTATTCAAGAATCTTCTTGAGAAATATGGAGTCAAGCACAAAGTTGCCACCCCTTATCATCCCCAAACGAGTGGGTAAGTAGAGGTATCAAATCAGAAGATCAAGAGCATCCTCTCCAAAACCGTGAATGCTAACTGGACCGATTGGTCAAGAAAGTTGGATAATGCATTGTGGGCCTATCGGACGGCTTACAAGACGCCAATAGGTATGTCTCCTTACCAATTGGTGTTTGGGAAAACTTGCCATCTCCCGATAGAGCTTGAGcataaggcattgtgggccttAAAGAAGTTGAATCTAGATTAGGGTGATGCCTCAAAGTTGAGGATGGATCAACTAAATGAGTTGGATTAATTCCGTTTTAGAGCATATGTTAGTTATTCCCTCTATAAGGCCCGCATGAAGCACCACCATGACAAGAAGAGCTGTTTAATTCAAGACTCCGGTTGTTTCCCGAAAAGTTGAAGTCAAAGTGGTCGGGTCCATTTGAAGTCACCCGAGTGTTCCCACATAGAGCAATTGAACTTGTGTGCCCAAGTGGTAATAGAATCAAGGTGAACGGGCAAAGGGTGAAGCATTACTTGGGCTCCCCCAATGAAGCAAAAATTATTGAGGTCATCTTCCTCAATGAGCCATGAAATGGTTAATACCGTTGTGCCGCGATGTTAAATCAagtgcttcttgggaggcaacccaagtctTTGATTTTGCATTTTTCATTTTCTTAACGTTTGTTGAAGTGTGTAGGATGCAATGTTGcaaggaaatagagttgaaacaCCCAAGAAAAATGAGAATTTAAAGTTAGTTGGAGTTGGGGCCCATATGCGGGACCGCATCTGAGTTTACGGCCACAAACTTCAGCCCAGGATTGGGCAGTGAGCAATGCAAAAACATCGAGTATGCGGGCCTGATGCGGCTCCGCATATCTCACATGCGGTCACATGTAGGTTTGCATCGCCAAATGATTGACACGTCAGGTAAAACAACTTGCTGAGAGTTTGCGGGGCCGTAAACTGTGAATGCGACCGCAAGTTGCGAGAG
Coding sequences within it:
- the LOC132601930 gene encoding uncharacterized protein LOC132601930 yields the protein MILIIEAYHLSPVGGHHSSSRTTAKVLQSDFYWPTIYQDAYDFVKAYDQCQRHEGILRRHELPMIPIFEVELFDVWGIDFMGPFVSSYNNKYILVAVDYVSKWVETVALPNNEGRSFTAFLKKYVFSRFGTPRAIISDGGFHFCNRLFKNLLEKYGVKHKVATPYHPQTSG